One Hippocampus zosterae strain Florida chromosome 4, ASM2543408v3, whole genome shotgun sequence genomic window carries:
- the eva1a gene encoding protein eva-1 homolog A — protein sequence MSTQTTEDPNTDVMVVSKEMALLSNILAAYTFITDQPERTALAFLGGVSIGLLVTLCAVVFQIHCRADCHFGNSKHPRHRHHHRHRRHHHHHHHVCQHRQQHVDTNPDNMAVVTSEVATPAGDSESEDWDETTDMSSRRRRRFERALLHASMFTSAEELDQAQRLEERERILREIWLNGQPDISTVTQSLNRYY from the exons ATGAGTACTCAGACCACAGAGGACCCCAACACTGATGTGATGGTGGTCTCCAAGGAGATGGCATTGCTTAGCAACATACTGGCAGCTTACACCTTCATCACAG ACCAACCCGAAAGGACGGCACTGGCTTTTCTGGGTGGAGTGTCTATCGGCCTCCTTGTCACGCTCTGTGCCGTCGTCTTCCAGATACACTGTCGTGCCGACTGTCATTTTGGCAACAGTAAACACCCTCGCCATCGCCATCACCACCGCCACAGgcgtcatcatcaccatcaccatcatGTCTGTCAGCACCGCCAGCAACACGTCGACACTAACCCGGACAACATGGCCGTCGTCACCTCGGAGGTCGCCACGCCGGCCGGGGACAGCGAATCGGAGGACTGGGATGAGACAACGGATATGTCATCACGAAGGCGCAGACGCTTTGAGAGGGCCTTGCTGCACGCCAGCATGTTTACATCAGCTGAGG AGCTGGACCAGGCCCAGCGGCTAGAGGAGCGGGAAAGGATCCTGAGAGAAATCTGGTTGAACGGACAGCCAGATATCAGCACAGTCACTCAGAGCCTCAACAGATATTACTGA